GGGTCAAGGCTTCCTGATCCACGCCTGCACTGCACATGGCATTTAATATTTGTGTCCATTCGTGTTCATTCGTGGTTCTTTTTTCCAGAGATAAATCAACATTCTCCAGCACACAGATATTGGGAGAAACGATATTCTTAAAAAAACGGCGGTAATGGCTTCTGGCCTTCATGGTCAGTGCAAAGGAGGCAAGGTTTCCTGCCCTCTCGTCTATTTCAATGCCATAAAGGTTATTGCTGAGGATAAGACCCGGTATTCTGGAGGGTTCATAGCCTTCTTCTTCATAAATGGCGTAAAGAAGATCAAAGGCATAGGTGAGCATATGGCCTGAGCCACAAGCAGGATCACAGATTTTGATTTCCTCTGGTGATGAAATTTTTAAAAATGTCCGGGAAGAGCTGTTTTCACTTTCCACTTCCCACTCTCCACTTCCAACTGTTTCTTTTATGTAGTACGCCATCTTCTCAACCAGCCTGGAATCCGGCCTGTTCAGCATCCAGAGTCTGCCCAGAGAATTTTCCACCAGATATTTTACAATCCAGTGGGGCGTAAAAAGCTGGGTGGCGGCGGGGATATTTTCCGGAGTAATTTTTTTATTTTTTTTCAGACCCTCAAAGACCTGATCTTTTTTTTCAGAAATATAAAACTGGTAAAGCCAGCCGATGACTTCCACATCCTCACAGATTTCCGGTGTCAGGGCCTCCCGTGTTTGGTGGAGAATGGAATTTTCTGCAAGAAGGGCATCTGGCATGAGAAGTTCGGTATAATCATTGATGCGCTGGAACATGAAGGGCATGGATGCGTTCCAGTAGTTACAGACTGCAACCACCATCATGCGGTAGGCTTCGCCCTGGGGGTCAGGGCTGACGGCTCTGCCATTGAGAAGGTCTGAAATCTGCACTCTGATTTTTTCAGGAATCAGATCTTCATCCATGTGGCCCATCTTGGCTTCAGCGAGAATTTCGGGCTGGTGCTGTCCGTCTGCGGGAGACACAATGCGGATATGGCTGTAGTGGTTAACATCCATGAAACGCAGGGCGCAGAATCGGTTGAACCAGGTGTAGGCTACCCGTTCTTCCACCTGTTCCCTGCCCTGCTCTTTGATGGCTTCCTGCAATGTTCTTACGGCTTCGGGGTTTTCCCTTCGGGCGGCACTGCCTTCTGCCAGAACCTGATTTATTTTGGATGCAACCTCTCCCATCAGGGTACGCCGGGCAGACTGGGCAAATTTTTTAAGCTTTGAGGTATCCATTAGATTTGAATCCTTTTTCCTTTTCGGATCTCTTCCAGCAGTGCATTTTTCATGGAATGGATGTATCGCTCCACATCTTTTTCATCCGCAAGCCATGCCTTATCAAAGGCAACCCTGACGTTACGGCTGGGCACATACTCTATGACCGGTTCAGGTTTTTTCTCAAAGGCGGCTTTGGGTCTATCCCCGGACAAAGGATCAGGTTCCGGTTCTAAAGAAGGCTTTGAAAGAGGTACGGGCTGTGCCCACAGAGTTATCCTTGAAAGCAGCCGCTGATATTTTGTATCTTCAAAATGACGCAGGCTGTCACGGATAACAGGTATGAGTTTCTGTTTTTCAATGCCTTTGATACTTTCATCAAAGGACTTTATGATCTCATCTTTCTGGTTTTCATTGAGCTTTAAAAATTCTTCCATGGTGCAGATGCGGGTTTTCAGTTCTTCTATATTTTTCTTTGCGCTTAATATTTCAGCCTCAATCCTCTTTTTGATTTCCCTTTCCAGGGCACCCACATGGGCCTTTATCTGCTGCATTCCGTTACCCTTGAAGCACCGGGGATCATTCAAGGCTTTTTGAAGAACTTCAGGCGAAATATAAGCATGTCCTGATTCCTTTAACTCAAAGGCAGAATCACCTTCCCTTTGAATACATGCAAAATTATCTTTCTGCTCAGCCATAAAGTCCATGGCCTGATCAAAAATTTCCCTTTGGGAACCCTCCATGAACCTGATGACAGGGTCAATAAGATCCTCTTTCAGGTCATAAAGCCTGTCTTCATGGCGGCCAAGCTCTGTGAGATACCAGTCATAGGGTTTTTCTGAGCATTCCTTAAGAGTTTCAACAGCGGGAGCCAGTGCGTTTAAAAAAGGATAGCGGGAAGATTGGCTCAGGAGTTTTTCCATAAGCTGCTTGAGTTTCTGCAAGGCCGCATCCGTGTCCCTTGCCAGAGCTTTTGCCTCAGTGGAAGCTGCGGGCTGATTAAAAAATTCTTCATAAAATTCTTTCAGCTTACGCACCTGAGAAGCAGCAAATTCAACCTGAGGTTCCAGAACAAGTCTGGGGTGGGCCTGGGTATTCCGGAGCATTTTTTCATAGGCCTTTTCCTCAAGCAGGTTGGTATCATACCTGATTTCAACCTTGCCCCTTACCATAAGGGAAGCCAGATTTGAAAGTATGGCCGGATAGGGCCAGCCATAGGGCTTTTTTTCAAACCTTTCAAGAACGCCCTTCACCGTATTTCGTATGGCTGCTTTTTTATTGGATGTGATAAAACTGAGAACTTCCTGCTCCGCCTCAGACATGGGGGCAGCATCCGTGCCAAACAGCGCATCTTTATTGCGATGAAGATGGCTTGATATATCATCTTCATTATAGGAAAGGCCTTTCAGGATTTTAAGATTGGGATAACTGAGGGCCACAAGCTCCTGAAAACCTGCCTTTATCCTGGCCTGAGCTTCTCCTGACTTCAGATCCAGCTCCTTACCCGCCACAAGAAGCCTCGCTTTACCCAAGAGCTCCTGAATACGCGATTCAATTTCCCGCCCTCTTTCCTGATTCTGGGAAATTTTTTGATCCAGTATTCTTTTTACGGAATCCTGCTGGGCCGCAGTGGTATTCTGTCTTACATACTTTTCCGTTTTCTTAAGCATCATAAGATCCTGCATAAGCCTTGCATCGGCTGGCATCAGAACAAAAAGCTCGTCCATATCATAATTTGATTTGATGCGGATCATTTCCAGATTTTCTGCATGTTCATGGAAAGGGCTGATCACATGGATGCTCAGTTCCTGTTCACGGTCATAAAGACGGTCATCGAGTTTTCTGGAAAAAATAAAATGCTGCCCATTGGAATCCAAAGGAATTTTTCTTAGCCTGACAATCTGATCAAAAATTATTTTTTTAAGCTCTGAGGCAATCTCGGATGTTTCAATTTCCGTATTCTTGATCTCTTCTTCAATATCCTTTTCTTCATCCGTGAGGTAGGCATAGAGATCACCGTTGCGCTGGATATAGGTCTGCTGCTCAAGGAGATTCAGGGCTTCTTCTATCTCTTTTTTAAGGCTTGAAAGATCCTGATCAAAGCCTTTAAGCATGAGAACACTTAAGTTTCTGATGGAAGGCTTGAATTCTTTTACATATTTTACAAGGAAAAGGGCTTTGAGAATGCGAACCCCAAAGGGATGGCCCAGATGGATTTCTGCCTGCTGGACTGGCTGCTGAATCCGGGCTTTCAGTGCCGTACGGATACCTTCAAACATCAGATCAAAGGTGGCAAGTTCTCCGGGAAGGTGGTTGCCTATGTGAATGGCCACCTGCTGAAAAACCGCCAGCATGGATCTTTCACCCACAGAGCTGTGCTTTCCTTCAAAGGCATTGTGTATGGAGAGGTTCTGAATTGCAGACTGGAACAGGGCAAACTGATAGGGCACAAAGGGATAGGTATCAATGAAATGCTCTTCATCAGTAAAATTGCGATAATGCACCGATCCATCTGTAAAATCAAAAAGGGTTTTAAAATTGTTGGACTGGTTTTTATAAAGATCAGAAAGCAAAGCAACGCCTTCTTCGTTTTTCTTCAGCAGGCGTTTTTGAATAACCTCTGCCACATCGGCACTGGTAAGTTTCATGCGGTTGGAAAAACGGGCCTGAATTTTTGTAAAATCGTTCCCCTTGTGTCTGTCCATTTCACCGATGACCCGGGACATATCTTCCTGGGCCGTAACAATCACCCATGATCTGCCCCGGCACCGGGTAGCAAGGCTTTCTGCAATGGTCTGAAGGTTTGTCATGAGCTTTGTGTTGTTGGCGATGTACTGGCCCACCTCATCCACAAAAAAATTGAGCCTGAAACCCGGAACCTGTCTTTCTATCCAGTCATTCACCTTTTCGGCAAAATCCTCTATGGAGACCCTGTACTGGCTGCGGTATTTATCGAGAATGCCTGCGGCTTCGCTTTTATCTCCCCCCGTTGCCGCAGCATAGGCTTCTGCTATGTTTTTTGATTCAAGAAGAGCCTGCTCCCTTCCCCTCTGCCATGGTTTTCCTGCTGTTTGTGCATAGGCAGACTGGAACGCTTCCAAAAGACCACGGGAATCCAGATCCCGTTCAAACTGAGCAATATGCCCATGTTTTCCGTAGTAGCCGCAGGACTCATCAAAAACCTTTACAAAAACCGCAAGCAGGGCATCCATCTGGGTTTTACTGATAACATCGGCTTTCTGATCAATGTTAAAAAGAATGCTTTTGGAAGGAATCTGAACGGCCCTTTTTAAATCTCCGCTTAAAATCTTATTGTCTGCACATTTAGGAAGAAAAAAATTCAGGGCGGTCTCTCCATCTATTTCCCTGTTTTCAAGTACATAGGCAAGAATCTTTAAAAGATGGGATTTACCGGAACCAAAAAATCCTGAAATCCATACACCATTGGCCCCTTCATAGTTGTTATAGGCAGCAAGGAAGGACTCAATGCGCTTTTCCGCTTCACCCGTAAGGACATACTCATCAAATTCAATACGCAGTTCTGATTCATCATCGGCCTTGATAACGCCTTCTATGCTGCGATCAACGGGTTTTTTGAATATGGATTTCAGTGTTTTCAAGATTTTCCTCGCTTATGACTGGCAATGATAGATATTGAAAGCCCTGTAATAGTTATCATCCCTGAGTTTTCCAAAAAGCTCCAAAGAAGAACCCGACTCAAGGCAATGGCTGTAGGTTCCCGGAAAAAACATCAGGGTCGGTTTTTCCTTGGCCTTACTCTGAAGGTTATTCAGCAGATGATGGGACCTTATATATGGAAAAACCTCACCAATTCCTGAAAGAAAGAGAAGATCAAAATCAGCTTCTTCCATGCGGGCTGCAATGGCAGGAACAAAATGATGTTCAGGATCAAGAACTCCCCGAAGAAGCTCCATCAGCTCTTCCTTTGAAACCTCATTTTCCACCTCCATAATCTGCTGCCATATTTCCCTTTCTTTCAAAAGATCAATGGAAAGGTCATAAAGATTGATATGGAGAACCTTAATATCAGACTTTTCAAGCTGCCTGATAAGGTTTTTTATAAGTCTTTCCATATCCGTAGCTTCTTCCGGTCTGAAAGGACAGATAAAAAAAGGGACCTCATTGCCAATACCCTGCTTTTGCAAAAAACGCTGGCCTGAAATTACAGAGACAAGGAATTCAAACCTGTCTTTTATCGGCATCAAAGATGGATCATTTTTCAAGTTGGCCTTCCTTTCAGATCCCCTTAAAAAAGAGGAAAATAAGCAAACTCCCCAGCATTACCCTGTCGGATAATCCGGATAAACTCAGGACTTAGGAGGGCTGGCTGAATCTTATTGTCTTTTGTAATAAGATCAGCTTCACGGAGTATCCTGAAAAGCACCTGACGAAGCTTCTTTTTTGTTGAAGACCGTATGGCATCAAGCTCAGGATGCCATTGGGATTTTCTGCTAAAAAACATTTCAAAATCATCAAAGGTGAGATCCGGTTTACCCGTGAAAAAATTTTCCCTTAGAACTTCCACAGCAAACTCAGCTATGAAGCTGTACCTTCTGCATATGGCTATCCATAGCATATATGCCTGTTCCTGACGACAGCAGGACAGCATAAATTCAAGCTCATTTTTTTGAAGCATTTTAAGGCGGGAAATATTGACATTACACAATTTTTTTAATGTGGTCAGGGTTCTTGACTGAAAAAGATTATCCCTTAAAGCTGTTTTTTGAACAAAAAGCCAGTCATCAGTATCCAGATAAAGACCTGCCAGAGTAAGAGCCTCATTCAAGAAGAGTCCCCCGGTTGTAAAGGAAAGACTATAATTACTTGTTTCCATAGATAAAATACCATCATCTGAAGTGGATGGGTCCGTTCATACAAAATGCCTGCATCAATAAGAATGAGGCAGGATAATATTTTTTCAAACGCCTGCTCTTATGATGTTCTGTTACAGCTTTTATAAAGTGGTGGCAATGGGGAAGGAGTAAAGACGAAGATTGGGATAAAACTGGGATTTTCTGGTGTTCCATTTTCCAAAAACAAAAAAGGCTTACAGCCTTATGCTGTAAGCCCTTGATTTTTTATGGCGCGCCCGGCACGATTCGAACGTGCGACCTACGGATTCGTAGTCCGGTACTCTATCCAGCTGAGCTACGGGCGCTCAAAACTGAGACGACTTATAGAGTAAGCTTTGCAGCTTGTCAAACATAAAATCTGCGTATACAATTTTTTTATGGAAGATGAATACTACATGCAGCTTGCCCTGGATGCTGCTAAAAAGGCTGGACAAATTGATGAAGTTCCGATAGGTGCAGTGATTGTTCAAAAAACAGGTACGGTGCTGGCCACCGCCTGGAACAGAACCATCAGCAACTGCGACCCTACAGCCCATGCGGAAATCCTTGTGCTCCGAAAGGCTTCGGAATGCATGGGAAATTACAGACTGCCGGATACAACTTTATATGTCACCATGGAACCCTGCATCATGTGCATGGGAGCCATAGTCCATGCACGCATAGGAAGACTTGTCTATGGTGCGGCAGATATAAAATGGGGTGCTGCGGGGTCTCTTTATGATTTTTCAAATGACACCCGGCTGAATCACCGTATGGATGTACAGGGCGGCATACTGGAACAGCCCTGCAGAGAAATTGTGCAGCTTTTTTTCCGTGAAAAAAGAGCCCTTGCAAAAGAAAGAAAAAAACAGCAGGTGTAATCCTGCTTTTTCGTTGAAACATAAAGGCAAAAAACCCTCTTCGACCGGAAACGCTTCACCGGCATTCCGGTTTTTTTCTGGATTTTTTCCGGGGAAAAAATAAGGAGTCAGACGTGGGCAATATCGTAATTGTGGGAACCCAGTGGGGAGATGAAGGCAAGGGAAAAATTGTTGATCTTCTCTCGGAACACGCAGACAGTGTTGTACGCTTTCAGGGCGGCAACAACGCAGGACATACCATGGTGGTGGCCGGAGAGAAATTTGTAAGCCATCTGGTGCCTTCCGGCATCCTTCAGGGAAAAACCTGCTACATCGGCAATGGTGTGGTGGTAGATCCTGCGGTACTTCTGGAAGAAATTGATTATCTTGCGGGCAAGGGTGTGGATATCGGCCCCCACAACCTCCGCATCAGTGAAAAAGCCCATGTCATTTTCCCCTATCACAAGGCCCTGGACAATGCCCGTGAAGCCAGCGACGGCAAAAGAAAAATCGGGACTACAGGACGGGGCATTGGCCCCTGCTACGAAGATAAGGCCTCACGCCGGGGTATCCGCTTTGTGGAACTCCTTGACCCTGATGTTTTCACCGAACGCCTCAGCATCAATATCAAAGAAAAAAACCACATGCTGGTAAGCTTCTTTGGTGCAGAAGGTCTTTCAGAAGAAGCCATCCATAAAGAATATACGGACTATGCCCGCCGCCTTGCGCCTCATATCGCCAACGTATCCGTGGATCTGGATCAAACCATGGAGCAGGGCCGCTCCGTTCTTTTTGAAGGCGCCCAGGGCACTCATCTGGACATTGACCACGGAACCTATCCCTTTGTCACCTCCTCGAATACCGTATCCGGCAATGCCTGTGCAGGCTCAGGTGTAGGACCGGGACGCATCACGGATATTCTGGGGATTGTCAAAGCCTATACCACCCGTGTGGGTGCCGGGCCTTTTCCAACGGAGCTTCTGGATGAAACAGGGCAGTTTATTCAGAAAAAAGGGGCGGAATTCGGGGCTACCACAGGCCGGACAAGGCGCTGCGG
This window of the Desulfobotulus mexicanus genome carries:
- the brxC gene encoding BREX system P-loop protein BrxC; translation: MKTLKSIFKKPVDRSIEGVIKADDESELRIEFDEYVLTGEAEKRIESFLAAYNNYEGANGVWISGFFGSGKSHLLKILAYVLENREIDGETALNFFLPKCADNKILSGDLKRAVQIPSKSILFNIDQKADVISKTQMDALLAVFVKVFDESCGYYGKHGHIAQFERDLDSRGLLEAFQSAYAQTAGKPWQRGREQALLESKNIAEAYAAATGGDKSEAAGILDKYRSQYRVSIEDFAEKVNDWIERQVPGFRLNFFVDEVGQYIANNTKLMTNLQTIAESLATRCRGRSWVIVTAQEDMSRVIGEMDRHKGNDFTKIQARFSNRMKLTSADVAEVIQKRLLKKNEEGVALLSDLYKNQSNNFKTLFDFTDGSVHYRNFTDEEHFIDTYPFVPYQFALFQSAIQNLSIHNAFEGKHSSVGERSMLAVFQQVAIHIGNHLPGELATFDLMFEGIRTALKARIQQPVQQAEIHLGHPFGVRILKALFLVKYVKEFKPSIRNLSVLMLKGFDQDLSSLKKEIEEALNLLEQQTYIQRNGDLYAYLTDEEKDIEEEIKNTEIETSEIASELKKIIFDQIVRLRKIPLDSNGQHFIFSRKLDDRLYDREQELSIHVISPFHEHAENLEMIRIKSNYDMDELFVLMPADARLMQDLMMLKKTEKYVRQNTTAAQQDSVKRILDQKISQNQERGREIESRIQELLGKARLLVAGKELDLKSGEAQARIKAGFQELVALSYPNLKILKGLSYNEDDISSHLHRNKDALFGTDAAPMSEAEQEVLSFITSNKKAAIRNTVKGVLERFEKKPYGWPYPAILSNLASLMVRGKVEIRYDTNLLEEKAYEKMLRNTQAHPRLVLEPQVEFAASQVRKLKEFYEEFFNQPAASTEAKALARDTDAALQKLKQLMEKLLSQSSRYPFLNALAPAVETLKECSEKPYDWYLTELGRHEDRLYDLKEDLIDPVIRFMEGSQREIFDQAMDFMAEQKDNFACIQREGDSAFELKESGHAYISPEVLQKALNDPRCFKGNGMQQIKAHVGALEREIKKRIEAEILSAKKNIEELKTRICTMEEFLKLNENQKDEIIKSFDESIKGIEKQKLIPVIRDSLRHFEDTKYQRLLSRITLWAQPVPLSKPSLEPEPDPLSGDRPKAAFEKKPEPVIEYVPSRNVRVAFDKAWLADEKDVERYIHSMKNALLEEIRKGKRIQI
- a CDS encoding DUF1788 domain-containing protein, producing the protein MKNDPSLMPIKDRFEFLVSVISGQRFLQKQGIGNEVPFFICPFRPEEATDMERLIKNLIRQLEKSDIKVLHINLYDLSIDLLKEREIWQQIMEVENEVSKEELMELLRGVLDPEHHFVPAIAARMEEADFDLLFLSGIGEVFPYIRSHHLLNNLQSKAKEKPTLMFFPGTYSHCLESGSSLELFGKLRDDNYYRAFNIYHCQS
- a CDS encoding DUF1819 family protein; protein product: METSNYSLSFTTGGLFLNEALTLAGLYLDTDDWLFVQKTALRDNLFQSRTLTTLKKLCNVNISRLKMLQKNELEFMLSCCRQEQAYMLWIAICRRYSFIAEFAVEVLRENFFTGKPDLTFDDFEMFFSRKSQWHPELDAIRSSTKKKLRQVLFRILREADLITKDNKIQPALLSPEFIRIIRQGNAGEFAYFPLF
- the tadA gene encoding tRNA adenosine(34) deaminase TadA; protein product: MQLVKHKICVYNFFMEDEYYMQLALDAAKKAGQIDEVPIGAVIVQKTGTVLATAWNRTISNCDPTAHAEILVLRKASECMGNYRLPDTTLYVTMEPCIMCMGAIVHARIGRLVYGAADIKWGAAGSLYDFSNDTRLNHRMDVQGGILEQPCREIVQLFFREKRALAKERKKQQV
- a CDS encoding adenylosuccinate synthase; its protein translation is MGNIVIVGTQWGDEGKGKIVDLLSEHADSVVRFQGGNNAGHTMVVAGEKFVSHLVPSGILQGKTCYIGNGVVVDPAVLLEEIDYLAGKGVDIGPHNLRISEKAHVIFPYHKALDNAREASDGKRKIGTTGRGIGPCYEDKASRRGIRFVELLDPDVFTERLSINIKEKNHMLVSFFGAEGLSEEAIHKEYTDYARRLAPHIANVSVDLDQTMEQGRSVLFEGAQGTHLDIDHGTYPFVTSSNTVSGNACAGSGVGPGRITDILGIVKAYTTRVGAGPFPTELLDETGQFIQKKGAEFGATTGRTRRCGWLDMVILDNATRLNALTGLVITKLDVLGGLPELKICTGYNLNGTIISYVPASLKELDSCVPVYETLPGWEEDISKVKDYDGLPENAKKYLERIETLAGVPINIISVGPGREETIIQRPIK